The following are encoded together in the Streptomyces tsukubensis genome:
- a CDS encoding response regulator, producing MTARPPLSVLVVDDDFRVAELHASLVRAVTGFTVTATAGSFREALSTAADSPVDLALVDLYLPDGSGTDLLRRLEGDAFVLSAATEGATVRRAMSAGALAYLVKPFPPELLAEKLRGYARFRQLTDTDHVDQDAVESAYGALRGPARSRRAPVGTPTGDLVLSAVKNSPAPMSAGEVGALLGVSRATAQRYLAGLVTSGLLRMRLRYGTTGRPEQEYRVP from the coding sequence GTGACCGCGCGGCCTCCCCTGTCCGTCCTGGTGGTCGATGACGACTTCAGAGTCGCCGAGCTGCACGCCTCGCTGGTCCGCGCGGTCACCGGCTTCACCGTGACGGCCACCGCCGGTTCCTTCCGCGAGGCGTTGAGTACGGCGGCCGACTCCCCCGTCGACCTGGCGCTCGTCGACCTCTATCTGCCCGACGGCTCGGGGACCGACCTGCTGCGTCGGCTGGAGGGGGACGCCTTCGTCCTGAGCGCCGCCACCGAGGGCGCGACGGTGCGCCGTGCGATGTCGGCGGGGGCGCTGGCGTATCTCGTCAAGCCCTTCCCGCCCGAGCTACTGGCGGAGAAGCTGCGCGGGTACGCCCGTTTCCGCCAGCTCACCGACACGGACCACGTGGACCAGGACGCCGTCGAGAGCGCCTACGGGGCGCTGCGCGGGCCCGCGAGGAGCCGGCGGGCGCCCGTCGGCACGCCCACGGGCGACCTCGTGCTGTCGGCGGTGAAGAACTCCCCGGCCCCCATGTCGGCGGGGGAGGTCGGTGCTCTCCTCGGTGTGTCGCGCGCCACCGCGCAGCGCTACCTCGCGGGTCTGGTCACCTCGGGGCTGCTGCGGATGCGGCTGCGTTACGGCACGACGGGCCGGCCCGAGCAGGAGTACCGGGTTCCGTGA
- a CDS encoding DUF779 domain-containing protein: MALTPAAADLLRRLRELHGPLMFHQSGGCCDGSAPMCYPEGEFRTGGSDILLASLSVEGIDEAIGFWMSKSQYEVWSHTHLVVDVVPGRGSGFSLEAPEGVRFLIRSHLAGTGDRSYAVAERAAREG; encoded by the coding sequence GTGGCCCTGACCCCCGCCGCCGCCGATCTGCTGCGACGGCTGCGCGAGCTCCACGGCCCGTTGATGTTCCATCAGTCGGGCGGCTGCTGCGACGGCAGCGCGCCCATGTGCTACCCGGAGGGCGAGTTCCGTACGGGCGGCTCCGACATCCTGCTCGCCTCACTGTCCGTCGAGGGGATCGACGAGGCCATCGGATTCTGGATGTCGAAGAGCCAGTACGAGGTGTGGAGCCACACCCATCTCGTGGTCGATGTCGTACCGGGCAGGGGCAGCGGCTTCTCACTGGAAGCGCCCGAGGGCGTGCGCTTCCTGATCCGGTCGCACCTCGCGGGAACGGGCGACCGGTCGTACGCGGTGGCTGAGCGGGCCGCGCGGGAAGGCTGA
- a CDS encoding phosphatidylinositol-specific phospholipase C/glycerophosphodiester phosphodiesterase family protein, with translation MSPTTRRRALTTLGAAVAGVLGMPTIARAADTVPKKGRPLARAHAHNDYDHTRPLLDALDHRFTSVEADIYLVDGELLVAHDPVDLDPSRTLESLYLDPLARLIRAHHGSVHPGEPVPFQLLIDIKTAGGATYAELDRRLRPYRSYLTSYAHGAVRPAAVTAVVSGDRGARAPMEAQRTRLAFYDGRLTDLGGPAGRSFAPLISDNWSLTFGWAGAGPMPSAQRATLHRLVGTAHANRQRVRFWSTPDLPGPARDAVWTELLAAGVDHINTDDLAGLESWLDAHDRGR, from the coding sequence ATGTCCCCCACCACCCGTCGAAGAGCCCTCACCACACTCGGCGCAGCAGTCGCCGGTGTCCTGGGCATGCCCACCATCGCCCGTGCCGCCGACACCGTGCCGAAGAAAGGCCGCCCCCTGGCGCGCGCGCACGCGCACAACGACTACGACCACACCAGGCCACTGCTGGACGCGCTCGACCACCGGTTCACCAGCGTCGAGGCAGACATCTACCTCGTGGACGGCGAACTCCTCGTCGCCCACGACCCCGTGGACCTCGACCCCTCCCGCACCCTCGAATCGCTCTACCTCGACCCGCTGGCGCGGCTGATCAGGGCCCATCACGGCTCCGTGCACCCGGGGGAGCCGGTCCCTTTCCAGCTGCTGATCGACATCAAGACGGCCGGTGGGGCGACCTACGCCGAACTCGACCGCCGGCTGCGCCCCTACCGTTCGTACCTCACCTCCTACGCGCACGGAGCGGTACGTCCGGCCGCGGTGACCGCCGTCGTCTCCGGTGACCGGGGCGCACGTGCCCCGATGGAGGCGCAGCGGACCAGGCTCGCCTTCTACGACGGCCGCCTCACCGACCTCGGCGGGCCCGCTGGTCGGTCCTTCGCCCCGCTCATCAGCGACAACTGGTCACTGACCTTCGGCTGGGCGGGCGCGGGCCCGATGCCGTCGGCCCAGCGAGCCACCCTGCACCGCCTGGTCGGCACGGCGCACGCGAACCGGCAGCGCGTCAGGTTCTGGTCCACCCCCGACCTGCCGGGCCCCGCACGGGACGCCGTATGGACGGAGCTTCTGGCGGCGGGGGTGGACCACATCAACACGGACGACCTCGCCGGGCTGGAGAGCTGGCTGGACGCTCACGACAGGGGGCGTTGA
- a CDS encoding ABC transporter ATP-binding protein: MLELRAITAGYVRYAPVVRGVSLTVAAGESVGLLGPSGCGKSTLARVAALLHRPEAGEVVIEGEPVRGWRHGAPRRLRTAIGVVFQQPRLAADPRLTLAELVAEPLLASGRRQDAESRVGALADDVGLGTELLTRRPHEVSDGQLQRACLARALVLRPRWLVCDEMTAMLDASTTAALVAVVEEYRRATGAGLLAVGHDQVLLERWCERTVRWPGEVGGVAATPSDSDVGTPPAVSGGPAGESRTGRAV, from the coding sequence GTGCTTGAACTGCGCGCCATCACCGCCGGATACGTGCGGTACGCGCCCGTCGTACGGGGCGTGTCCCTGACGGTCGCCGCGGGCGAATCGGTCGGCCTGCTCGGTCCGAGCGGCTGCGGGAAATCCACCCTGGCCAGGGTGGCCGCCCTGCTCCACAGGCCCGAGGCCGGCGAGGTCGTCATCGAAGGGGAGCCCGTGCGCGGCTGGCGCCACGGAGCACCCAGGCGGCTGCGTACCGCCATCGGCGTCGTCTTCCAGCAGCCGAGACTCGCGGCCGACCCACGGCTGACACTGGCCGAGCTCGTCGCGGAACCCCTCCTGGCGAGCGGCCGCCGCCAGGACGCGGAATCCAGGGTGGGTGCACTGGCGGACGACGTCGGGCTCGGCACTGAGCTGCTCACCCGCAGACCGCACGAGGTCAGCGACGGCCAGCTCCAGCGCGCCTGCCTGGCGCGCGCCCTGGTGCTCCGCCCCCGGTGGCTCGTCTGTGACGAGATGACCGCGATGCTCGACGCCTCCACCACCGCGGCGCTGGTCGCCGTCGTGGAGGAGTACCGCCGGGCCACCGGGGCAGGACTCCTGGCGGTCGGCCACGACCAGGTGCTCCTTGAACGGTGGTGCGAGCGGACGGTGCGGTGGCCCGGAGAGGTCGGCGGCGTGGCGGCGACACCGTCCGACAGTGACGTGGGGACGCCACCCGCCGTCAGCGGCGGTCCTGCGGGGGAGAGTCGAACCGGTCGCGCGGTATGA
- a CDS encoding ABC transporter ATP-binding protein, producing MSARSTRVARAHGTDISGPGTDRGPRPPAAREEKAAAPAPTSPLLSVRELTVRFLMRSGHAIEAVTGAEFDLAAGECLALVGESGCGKSVLASALLGLLPGNARATGSALLGDIDLLTAGEDVLARTVRGRRAALVPQSPAAHLTPVRTVRSQLEETVRELTDTPRGALRETAVRAAERAAFPEDHLDRYPHQLSGGLAQRAATALALIGDAPLLLADEPTTGLDRDLVERTVDELRTHVGDDRALLLITHDLAAARRIADRVAVMYAGRIVELSDAEAFFGDPGPRHPYARGLLAALPERAFVPVPGAPPELGDLPDGCAFAPRCARADEICERTRPPLSASVACHHPEPAAAAEETHRA from the coding sequence GTGAGCGCCCGGAGCACCCGCGTCGCGCGGGCCCATGGCACGGACATCTCAGGCCCCGGCACGGACCGGGGCCCCCGACCCCCGGCAGCGCGGGAAGAAAAGGCCGCGGCGCCCGCACCGACATCACCCCTGCTCTCGGTACGGGAGCTGACCGTACGGTTCCTGATGCGCTCGGGACACGCCATCGAGGCGGTCACCGGAGCGGAGTTCGACCTTGCGGCCGGTGAATGCCTCGCACTCGTGGGAGAGAGTGGCTGCGGGAAATCCGTGCTCGCCTCCGCCCTCCTCGGTCTCCTCCCCGGAAACGCCAGAGCCACGGGCTCCGCGCTCCTCGGCGACATCGACCTGCTCACCGCCGGGGAGGACGTCCTCGCCCGTACGGTACGCGGACGCCGTGCCGCGCTCGTGCCCCAGAGCCCGGCCGCCCACCTGACCCCCGTACGCACCGTACGGTCCCAACTGGAGGAGACCGTCAGGGAACTGACGGACACACCCCGCGGGGCGCTGCGGGAGACGGCCGTACGAGCCGCGGAACGGGCCGCCTTCCCCGAGGACCACCTCGACCGGTATCCGCACCAGCTCTCCGGCGGCCTCGCCCAGCGCGCCGCCACCGCGCTCGCCCTGATCGGGGACGCCCCGCTGCTGCTCGCCGACGAACCCACCACAGGGCTCGACAGGGACCTCGTCGAGCGGACCGTCGACGAACTGCGCACCCACGTCGGGGACGACCGCGCCCTGCTGCTGATCACCCACGACCTCGCGGCGGCCAGACGCATCGCCGACCGGGTGGCCGTCATGTACGCGGGCCGAATCGTCGAGCTGTCCGACGCCGAGGCGTTCTTCGGCGACCCCGGCCCCCGCCACCCCTACGCGCGCGGTCTCCTCGCCGCGCTGCCGGAACGCGCATTCGTCCCCGTGCCTGGCGCCCCGCCCGAGCTGGGAGACCTGCCGGACGGCTGCGCCTTCGCGCCGCGCTGCGCACGGGCCGACGAGATCTGCGAACGGACCCGGCCCCCGCTCAGCGCCTCCGTCGCCTGCCACCACCCGGAGCCCGCAGCCGCGGCAGAGGAGACCCACCGTGCTTGA
- a CDS encoding ABC transporter permease has protein sequence MADTLKRPAVRGGRPRTAGSARRKLWTSGAVVAVIVLAVLLVPPLVRLDEQAVDLGAKLLPPSWQHPFGTDDVGRDLLVRCVYGLRVSLLVGVVAAVVATVIGTAVGAAAGAIGGMTDRLVMRVVDAFASVPHLLLGVFIVAMFQPGVWPVVVSVALTHWLSTARIVRAEVLSLRSRPFVDAAISGGASRWRVAVRHLVPGVLPQAGLAAALMVPHAIWHESALSFLGLGLPTHRASLGTLVQSARGSLLAGDWWPTLFPGLFIVVPTLAVAGLAGAWRERLNPRRRSELML, from the coding sequence ATGGCTGACACCCTGAAACGTCCCGCCGTACGGGGCGGGCGCCCACGCACGGCCGGGTCCGCGCGGCGGAAACTGTGGACCTCCGGGGCCGTGGTCGCCGTGATCGTGCTCGCCGTGCTGCTCGTACCGCCCCTCGTACGCCTCGACGAACAGGCCGTCGATCTCGGCGCCAAACTGCTCCCACCCTCCTGGCAGCACCCGTTCGGCACCGACGACGTCGGCCGTGACCTGCTGGTGCGGTGCGTCTACGGACTGCGGGTCTCACTCCTCGTCGGGGTCGTCGCCGCAGTCGTCGCCACCGTCATCGGCACGGCCGTGGGCGCCGCGGCCGGGGCGATCGGAGGGATGACGGACCGGCTCGTCATGCGCGTGGTCGACGCCTTCGCCTCCGTGCCGCACCTCCTGCTCGGCGTCTTCATCGTCGCCATGTTCCAGCCCGGCGTATGGCCTGTCGTCGTCTCCGTGGCGCTGACCCACTGGCTCTCGACCGCGCGGATCGTGCGCGCCGAGGTACTGTCGCTGCGCTCACGCCCCTTCGTCGACGCGGCCATCTCCGGCGGGGCCTCACGGTGGCGGGTCGCGGTACGCCACCTCGTACCCGGGGTGCTGCCACAGGCCGGACTCGCCGCCGCCCTGATGGTGCCCCACGCCATCTGGCACGAGTCGGCCCTCTCCTTCCTCGGCCTCGGCCTGCCCACCCACCGTGCGAGTCTCGGCACCCTGGTGCAGAGCGCCAGGGGCTCCCTCCTCGCGGGGGACTGGTGGCCGACCCTCTTCCCCGGCCTGTTCATCGTCGTGCCGACCCTCGCGGTCGCCGGTCTCGCCGGAGCGTGGCGGGAGCGGCTCAACCCCCGTCGCAGATCGGAGCTGATGCTGTGA
- a CDS encoding ABC transporter permease: MARMAGRRALFAVPVLLAVTFGVFAIAAASPFDPVRAYAGTAGLTASQENLDQLRVNLGVDQPLVSRWWHWLTAALTGDFGHSAVLRQPVTEALTERVGWSALLAATAFAAAVVVGTALGVLAAKRRGGFLDRAITSLAYTLEAAPPFWIGLLAVWLFALKLGVLPAGGLTDTGTDAVTAGQVLRHLALPAGVLAVTQLPWFVLYVRQGVGDALDEDPVRGARARGLAPRTVLLGHALRSGMLPVLTLIGSRVPELITGALLVETVFTWPGIAAATVQAATAVDFALLAALTALATVAVLAGNLLADLLYGLADPRVGFDG; the protein is encoded by the coding sequence ATGGCGCGTATGGCCGGCCGCAGAGCCCTCTTCGCCGTACCCGTCCTGCTCGCCGTGACCTTCGGCGTCTTCGCCATCGCCGCCGCCTCGCCCTTCGACCCCGTCCGGGCCTACGCGGGCACGGCGGGACTCACCGCCTCGCAGGAGAACCTCGACCAGCTCCGCGTCAACCTCGGCGTGGACCAGCCGCTCGTCAGCCGCTGGTGGCACTGGCTGACGGCGGCGCTCACCGGCGACTTCGGCCACTCCGCGGTACTGCGCCAGCCGGTGACCGAGGCGCTCACCGAACGCGTCGGCTGGTCGGCCCTGCTCGCCGCCACCGCGTTCGCCGCCGCCGTCGTCGTCGGCACCGCGCTCGGCGTCCTCGCGGCCAAGCGCAGGGGCGGATTCCTCGACCGCGCCATCACCTCCCTCGCCTACACCCTTGAGGCGGCGCCGCCCTTCTGGATCGGTCTCCTCGCCGTGTGGCTGTTCGCCCTGAAACTCGGGGTACTGCCCGCGGGCGGACTCACCGACACCGGCACCGACGCCGTCACCGCGGGCCAGGTCCTGCGCCATCTCGCGCTGCCCGCGGGCGTCCTGGCGGTGACTCAGCTCCCCTGGTTCGTGCTGTACGTGCGCCAGGGCGTGGGCGACGCCCTGGACGAGGACCCCGTACGCGGGGCGCGCGCCCGAGGCCTCGCACCACGCACGGTCCTGCTCGGTCACGCCCTGCGCTCCGGGATGCTTCCCGTGCTCACCCTGATCGGTTCACGGGTGCCAGAACTCATCACAGGAGCCCTCCTGGTGGAGACCGTCTTCACCTGGCCCGGCATCGCCGCGGCCACCGTCCAGGCGGCCACCGCCGTCGATTTCGCGCTGCTCGCCGCTCTGACCGCACTGGCCACCGTGGCGGTCCTGGCCGGTAACCTCCTGGCCGATCTGCTCTACGGCCTGGCCGACCCGAGGGTGGGATTCGATGGCTGA
- a CDS encoding ABC transporter substrate-binding protein — protein MKAGPIRGTGTLAAAVALAAAATACSAPGSDAEGTGGGGGKAAESAVVGIAYEPDSLSPLLGYGKDGNSKIFDGLLTRDADMKLKPALAAELPEVKDGGRTYTYRLRDGVKFSDGTPFTSKDVVFTYETILDRKTNNASKAELDAVDRVEAKGDDTVVFHLKYPYAPFAERTVQPIAPAHLAGRQDVNNGPFTTKPVGTGPYTLAAWSKGEKLVLKANPHYWGGAPKIKRFTMAIIKDDDVRATRLRSGDLDGAILPPNLAETFKGDKNRKTYEATSFDYRTVTLPTANDVAGDTAVRRALDLAVDRRAMVDSVLDGAGKAAYGPVPTDSEWFTKGTRRAHDPAKAAAVLDKAGWKKGKDGTRSKDGVKAAFPLWYLSGDKLRQDHALAYASDAKKLGIDITVKSGTWEVITPRLKTDAVLAGGGAPADPDFDQYPLLKSDLAGEGLNNMASYDNPAVDKALEEGRRTDDTAKRHAAYDRVQRELVKDPGYTFLTHIDHLYVVDDRFGSLTTQVEPHDHGLASGPWWNVEDWRPKK, from the coding sequence ATGAAGGCCGGACCGATACGGGGCACGGGCACACTGGCGGCGGCTGTCGCACTCGCGGCCGCCGCCACCGCCTGTTCCGCACCGGGTTCCGACGCGGAAGGCACGGGTGGCGGGGGAGGGAAAGCCGCGGAGTCGGCCGTCGTCGGGATCGCCTACGAACCCGACAGCCTCAGCCCGCTGCTCGGCTACGGCAAGGACGGCAACTCGAAGATCTTCGACGGACTGCTCACCCGCGACGCCGACATGAAGCTCAAGCCCGCCCTCGCCGCGGAACTGCCCGAGGTGAAGGACGGCGGGCGCACCTACACCTACCGGCTGCGCGACGGCGTCAAGTTCAGCGACGGCACTCCGTTCACCTCGAAGGACGTCGTCTTCACCTACGAGACGATCCTCGACAGGAAGACCAACAACGCCTCCAAGGCCGAACTCGACGCCGTCGACCGCGTCGAGGCGAAGGGCGACGACACCGTCGTCTTCCACCTCAAATACCCCTACGCGCCCTTCGCCGAGCGCACCGTCCAGCCCATCGCGCCCGCCCACCTCGCCGGCCGGCAGGACGTCAACAACGGTCCCTTCACCACCAAGCCCGTCGGCACGGGCCCCTACACCCTCGCCGCCTGGTCCAAGGGCGAGAAGCTCGTCCTCAAGGCCAACCCCCACTACTGGGGCGGCGCACCGAAGATCAAGCGCTTCACCATGGCCATCATCAAGGACGACGACGTACGCGCCACGCGGCTGCGCTCCGGTGACCTCGACGGCGCCATCCTGCCGCCCAATCTCGCCGAGACCTTCAAGGGCGACAAGAACAGGAAGACCTACGAGGCCACCAGCTTCGACTACCGCACGGTGACCCTGCCCACCGCCAACGACGTGGCGGGCGACACCGCCGTACGCCGCGCCCTCGACCTCGCCGTGGACCGGCGGGCCATGGTCGACTCGGTGCTCGACGGAGCGGGCAAGGCCGCCTACGGCCCCGTACCCACCGACAGCGAATGGTTCACCAAGGGCACCCGGCGCGCCCACGACCCCGCGAAGGCGGCGGCCGTCCTCGACAAGGCCGGCTGGAAGAAGGGCAAGGACGGCACCAGGTCCAAGGACGGCGTGAAGGCCGCCTTCCCGCTCTGGTACCTCTCCGGCGACAAGCTGCGCCAGGACCACGCCCTCGCGTACGCCTCCGACGCCAAGAAGCTCGGGATCGACATCACCGTCAAGTCGGGTACGTGGGAGGTGATCACGCCGCGACTGAAGACCGACGCCGTCCTCGCGGGCGGCGGCGCCCCCGCCGATCCCGACTTCGACCAGTACCCCCTCCTCAAGTCCGACCTCGCGGGCGAGGGCCTCAACAACATGGCGTCGTACGACAATCCCGCCGTGGACAAGGCCCTGGAGGAAGGACGCAGGACCGACGACACCGCGAAGCGGCACGCCGCCTACGACCGGGTCCAGCGCGAACTGGTCAAGGACCCCGGCTACACCTTCCTCACCCACATCGACCACCTCTACGTCGTGGACGACCGTTTCGGCTCCCTGACCACCCAGGTCGAACCCCACGACCACGGCCTCGCCTCCGGCCCGTGGTGGAACGTCGAGGACTGGCGGCCGAAGAAGTGA
- a CDS encoding helix-turn-helix domain-containing protein — MLAGVGPRLRRLRKERGSTLAGLSEVTGISVSTLSRLESGLRRPSLELLLPIARAHQVPLDDLVGAPPAGDPRVKAKPIVRHGRTMLPLSRNPGGVQAYKVISAARVEEPDPRTHEGYEWLYVLAGRLRLVLGDNDLVMGPGEAAEFDTRVPHWFGSTGEGPVEFLSLYGPQGERIHVRAKPRGRAD, encoded by the coding sequence GTGCTTGCCGGGGTCGGCCCCCGGCTCAGGCGGCTCCGCAAGGAGCGCGGGTCCACTCTTGCCGGGCTCTCCGAGGTGACGGGCATCTCCGTGAGCACCCTGTCCCGGCTGGAATCAGGTCTGCGCAGGCCCAGCCTGGAACTGCTGCTCCCCATCGCCCGCGCCCATCAGGTGCCGCTCGACGACCTCGTGGGAGCGCCCCCGGCGGGAGACCCCCGGGTCAAGGCGAAGCCCATCGTCAGACATGGCAGGACGATGCTGCCGCTGTCCAGGAACCCCGGAGGCGTGCAGGCCTACAAGGTGATCAGCGCCGCCCGTGTCGAGGAACCCGACCCCCGCACGCACGAGGGGTACGAGTGGCTCTACGTGCTGGCCGGCAGGCTGCGGCTGGTACTGGGCGACAACGACCTGGTGATGGGGCCGGGGGAGGCCGCCGAGTTCGATACGCGGGTGCCGCACTGGTTCGGGTCCACAGGTGAAGGCCCCGTGGAGTTCCTGAGCCTGTACGGGCCACAGGGTGAGCGCATCCACGTGCGGGCCAAGCCCCGCGGACGCGCCGACTGA
- a CDS encoding alpha/beta fold hydrolase produces MTASTATTATYRQPGVVLTDRFFTVPLDHDDPDGEQIELYAREVAAAGRNTAELPWLLYLEGGPGFGARRFVGREAWLGRAVEDYRVLLLDQRGTGRSTPVNRQTLPLRGGPAEQAEYLTRFRTDSIVRDCEVIRTAVTGGAPWTVLGQSFGGFCVTRYLSSAPEGLAAALLTGGLPSLDAHADDVYRAAYPRIERKVAAHYDRYPQDIARARRIAEHLAEHRTVLNGGYRLTVEAFQSLGIMLGGGDGSHRLHYLLENAFVRTATGPQLSDGFQEEVQTALSYAGHPLYALMHEAIYAQDNRPTGWAAERVRAEFPQFDAERTLATDAPLLFTGESVHPWAFHCDPSLAPLRETAETIAQRADWTPLYDAGRLARNEVPVAAAVYHDDMYVDTEHALRTARTIRGLRTWVTDEFEHDGLRAGGPRVLDRLLSLVRGEA; encoded by the coding sequence ATGACCGCCTCGACGGCCACCACCGCCACGTACCGCCAGCCCGGAGTCGTCCTCACCGACCGGTTCTTCACCGTCCCCCTCGACCACGACGACCCCGACGGGGAACAGATCGAGCTGTACGCACGGGAGGTCGCGGCGGCTGGACGGAACACGGCGGAACTGCCCTGGCTGCTGTATCTGGAAGGCGGGCCCGGCTTCGGTGCCAGGCGGTTCGTGGGCCGGGAGGCCTGGCTGGGGCGGGCGGTCGAGGACTACCGGGTACTCCTGCTCGACCAGCGCGGGACCGGCCGCTCCACACCGGTGAACCGGCAGACCCTGCCCCTGCGCGGCGGCCCCGCGGAACAGGCCGAATACCTCACGCGCTTCCGGACCGACTCCATCGTCCGCGACTGCGAGGTCATCAGGACCGCCGTCACGGGCGGCGCTCCCTGGACCGTGCTGGGGCAGAGCTTCGGCGGCTTCTGTGTCACGCGCTACCTCTCCAGCGCACCCGAGGGGCTCGCGGCAGCCCTGCTCACCGGCGGGCTGCCCTCACTCGACGCGCACGCCGACGACGTCTACCGCGCCGCCTACCCCCGTATCGAACGCAAGGTCGCGGCGCACTACGACCGTTACCCGCAGGACATCGCGAGAGCCCGCAGGATCGCTGAGCACCTGGCCGAGCACAGGACCGTGCTGAACGGCGGATACCGGCTCACCGTCGAGGCGTTCCAGTCACTCGGCATCATGCTGGGTGGCGGGGACGGCAGCCACCGCCTGCACTATCTCCTGGAGAACGCCTTCGTCCGCACGGCGACGGGGCCGCAGCTCTCCGACGGCTTCCAGGAGGAGGTGCAGACCGCTCTCTCCTACGCGGGTCACCCTCTCTACGCCCTGATGCACGAGGCGATCTACGCCCAGGACAACCGCCCCACGGGGTGGGCCGCCGAGCGGGTCAGGGCAGAGTTCCCGCAGTTCGACGCGGAACGCACCCTTGCCACCGACGCTCCGCTGCTCTTCACCGGCGAGTCCGTGCACCCCTGGGCCTTCCACTGCGACCCCTCCCTCGCGCCCCTGCGGGAGACGGCGGAAACGATCGCCCAGCGTGCCGACTGGACCCCGCTGTACGACGCGGGCCGTCTCGCCCGCAACGAGGTGCCCGTCGCCGCCGCCGTCTACCACGACGACATGTACGTCGACACCGAGCACGCCCTGCGTACCGCCCGCACGATCCGGGGACTGCGGACCTGGGTCACCGACGAGTTCGAGCACGACGGGCTGCGCGCGGGAGGCCCCCGCGTCCTCGACCGGCTGCTGAGCCTCGTCCGCGGCGAGGCGTGA
- a CDS encoding ornithine cyclodeaminase family protein, with product MREPRLPMIDQAALAALCDPRTAVDALREALRTGVDPASAPPRTSVPLSAGELLLMPAEHGAHAGVKITGVAPGNPDRGLPRVTGLYLLLDATTLRPAALLDGAELTLLRTSAVSALAVDCLAPRGADRLLVYGTGPQALAHAEAVNAVRPLLSVEVAGRRPERVAALVDECRRRGLPAAVATERSLAEADVVACCTSAHEPLFDGERLADNATVIAMGSHTPDARETDDATVRRSTVVVEDVATALREAGDVVLPHAAGLLPVASLVTLADVVSGRHEPDTARPRFFKSVGMAWQDLAVAERVFALAGEDEERDRAERE from the coding sequence ATGCGCGAACCCCGGCTTCCGATGATCGACCAGGCGGCGCTCGCCGCGCTCTGTGACCCGCGCACGGCGGTCGACGCCCTCCGCGAGGCTCTGCGTACGGGGGTCGATCCCGCGTCCGCTCCGCCGAGGACCTCGGTCCCCCTGAGCGCCGGCGAGCTGCTGCTGATGCCGGCCGAGCACGGCGCCCACGCGGGCGTGAAGATCACCGGGGTGGCTCCGGGCAACCCGGACCGAGGACTCCCCCGCGTCACCGGTCTCTATCTGCTGCTCGACGCCACGACCCTGCGGCCGGCCGCGCTGCTCGACGGCGCGGAGCTGACACTGCTGCGGACCTCCGCCGTCTCGGCCCTCGCCGTCGACTGTCTGGCACCACGCGGTGCGGATCGGCTCCTTGTGTACGGCACGGGGCCGCAGGCACTCGCCCACGCCGAGGCCGTCAACGCCGTACGCCCCCTGCTGAGCGTCGAGGTGGCCGGCCGTCGGCCCGAGCGCGTCGCCGCCCTCGTGGACGAGTGCCGCAGGCGAGGACTGCCCGCGGCCGTGGCCACGGAACGGTCACTGGCGGAGGCGGATGTGGTGGCCTGCTGCACGAGCGCGCACGAGCCGCTCTTCGACGGGGAGCGGCTCGCCGACAACGCCACCGTGATCGCCATGGGCTCGCACACACCGGACGCACGGGAGACCGACGACGCCACGGTGCGCAGGTCCACCGTCGTGGTCGAGGACGTGGCGACAGCGCTGCGCGAGGCGGGCGATGTGGTGCTGCCGCACGCGGCGGGGCTCCTCCCCGTCGCGTCGCTGGTGACGCTGGCCGACGTGGTGAGCGGACGGCACGAACCCGACACCGCGCGCCCGAGGTTCTTCAAGTCCGTGGGCATGGCGTGGCAGGACCTCGCGGTCGCGGAGCGGGTGTTCGCTCTGGCAGGTGAGGACGAGGAGCGGGACCGGGCGGAGCGAGAGTAG
- a CDS encoding Lrp/AsnC family transcriptional regulator, producing the protein MELDALDLALLRELQNDARQTNRDLAAKTGVSPSTSLERVRLLREHGVITGYHAALDLDAAGRPVQALISVRIRPPARPVIEGFREWAARLPEVIGLFVTSGTHDFLLHIAVSDVDGVYAFVIDRLTERREVADVQTTMAYEHVQSRCIEPAGPDRPRFSRRGR; encoded by the coding sequence ATGGAACTTGATGCGCTGGACCTGGCTCTACTGCGGGAGCTGCAGAACGATGCACGGCAGACCAACCGCGACCTCGCGGCCAAGACCGGAGTCTCCCCCTCCACGTCGCTGGAGCGGGTACGGCTGCTGCGGGAACACGGCGTGATCACCGGCTACCACGCGGCCCTGGACCTCGACGCGGCGGGCCGTCCCGTCCAGGCCCTCATCTCGGTACGCATCCGCCCCCCGGCCCGCCCCGTCATCGAGGGATTCCGGGAGTGGGCCGCACGTCTGCCGGAGGTGATCGGCCTGTTCGTCACCTCAGGCACCCACGACTTCCTCCTGCACATCGCCGTCTCCGACGTCGACGGCGTGTACGCCTTCGTCATCGACCGCCTCACCGAACGCAGGGAAGTCGCCGACGTGCAGACCACCATGGCGTATGAACACGTCCAGTCCCGCTGCATCGAGCCGGCCGGCCCCGATCGCCCGCGCTTCTCACGCAGGGGCCGCTGA